TCCGGGAAGATCAACATCGATGGACTTGCGCAGAATCCCGAAAGGGAAGCGTGTCATGAGGCGCACACCAACAAGATCATACTCGCCGCGATGGGCTGGCCAGATGACCACGCGAACCTCGACGGTTTGACCCGGACCAACATGGGAAACAAACCCGATTGGTCTGCGCCAGCGTTTGACGGAGATGTTTCCATTTCCAGTTGCGTCTTTCAGCGAGAGACCGCGCTCGGTGATCTGCACAGCAAACGCGGGAAGAAACCGCGAGCGGTTGTGCAGCTTGTACACAATGGTCGTTGGTTCGCCGGGAGATGCTTCCGTGGGGCGCAGACGCACGATATCGAGCGACATCAGTGCGGGCCCGCTGACGAGTCCGGATACGACCACGACACCAATTGCAAGCCCGAACGCAGCAAACAGCAGGTTGTTCTGTGAGTTGATCGCGCCAACAGCAATGATCGTTGCGATAAAGATGTACAGGATAATCGACGCTTCGATGTGCGACCTGCGTTTACCAGACGAGAGTGCCACCGCGCCCGGAGGGCTCGTGATCAGTTCACTCGCTGGTATTCGTGTCAATCTGGCCATCAGTCTCTGAACCCGTGCTGTCCCCGGTTTGTTCGCTCACTGCTTCAGATGCGATGGCAGTGTCGGGGGTGTCGCTGGGAGCATCATTCGTCTCCTGATGCTTCACTTCCTTCACTGGTTCGATTCGTGGCTCTGGCGGGGCCAGATCCGCCACATCGGGCAGATCCTTAAGTGATGCCAGCCCAAAGAGGTCGAGAAACTCCTTTGTCGTCCCGTAGAGCATGGGGCGCCCCAGTTCCTCGGCTCTTCCCCTGATGGTCACGAGGCGTTTGTCCATAAGCGTCTTCAGGGTCTCGCCGCAGGCAACCCCGCGGATTGCTTCGAGCGTTGCCCGAGTGACCGGCTGGCGATACGCGACGACAGCGAGCGTCTCCATCGCGGGCTTGCTCAGACGATTCGAGGAGCGGGATTGATGTAGTGCCATCACCGCAGCGGCAAACTCTGCCCGCGTCATGACTCGGTATCCGCCAGCGACCTGCTCAATCCGGAACGCCCGCTGCTCTTTCTTATAGGAATCGTTGAGCATTGCAACGATCTTCTCGATTTTTGTGGGGATTGCTGGATCGTCAGCAGTTTCGATTGCACCGCAATGGGCGAGCGCCTGCGCGATTTTGCCGATGTTTAGCGGCTTGTCCATCGACAGCACCATCGCTTCGACAAGTGAGTGCATTGGCAGATCAACTCCCGGTGACTCGGAAGCAGCGGATGCAACGGTGTCTAACTCTGGTTCTTTCAATGCAGGCACGCCCGATCCTCATCTGTCGGTTCGATTGCGCTCCGTTGAGCAATGTCACAGTATTCGGTTGATGATTTCAACGCCAGAGATGCGGCATCAGTCGACCCGTGTCGGTTGTACCTCGCGGATGGCTTCCACGATGCGCTCAGCAGTGCGCACATTCACAAGCCCTGCTTCTGCATCCACTGATGGTCTGCGACCGGTGCGGACTGCGTCAAGAAACTCCTCAATCTCGGTCACAATGGGCTCGCCACTGTCGATCTGAAGTTCCTCAACATTCACGAGTTGGTCCCACTTCATGTCAGTCAGGTCGGCACCCTCGCGGAGCTGATCAGCAACCTCTCGCAACTGGATCTCATTTGCTGTGCGGCGGATGATCTGCCCGGTTTTGGCGGCGTAATCGATCTTGATATATCCGGTGTCGCCATGGATACGAGCGACGCGATCGGTCTTGAGTGCGAGGCGCGATGCGGACAGGTTCGCGACGCACTTGCCGTAGGGACGATCAAACTCCAGCCACGCCTGACACATGTCCTCGTTGTCAGTCAGGACGGCGACACCTGCTGCCTTGATGCTGGACGGTTCCTGACCGCCCATCAGCATCAGCACCACATCAAGGTCGTGGATCATCATGTCCATGACCACGCCAATATCAACCGAGCGGAATGTCATCGGGCTGACGCGATGCACCTGGATGAATCGTGCACGGATGTCGCTGCCGCCGGCTGTCGCGCGCTGCATCGCACGCATGATGGGGTTGAATCGCTCAATATGCCCGACCATCAGCACCGCGCCTGATTTGTCTGCAGCCGCTTTGATAATCGAGGCGGTTTGCGCATCCTGCGCAAGCGGTTTTTCGATCAGGCAGGCCACACCCTTGTTGAGTAGCGGCACCGCGGTATCCTTGTGATAGATTGTCGGCACAGCAATGCTGACCGCGTCGACATCCATATCGAGCAACTCATCAAGCGATCGCAGCGCCTTTGTGTTGTATTGTTCTGCCATGTACTCGCACTGCTCGACATTGGCATCAAGCACGCCGACAAGATCGACATGGGAGAGTTGTGAGTACACGCGCGCGTGATGGCGGCCCATTCGGCCAACACCGACTGCGGCGCATCGAAGCTTGCGCCCACCAAACCGATCCGCTGACGTGGCATCTGACATCAGGACATCACTCCGATGTGTTTCAAGTGAACTCTCAGCGGGCACACAAACACACCGCTGGGAGTGTGTGCGTATTACACCAGTTCGTTCAGTGCGTTTACAAAGTCCGCCTTGCCGCGAAGCCCAACAAACTGCTTTACCGGCTTGCCATCCTTGAAAAGAATGACAGTAGGTATGGACATCACACCATATTCCATTGCGATCTGCTGAGCACTCTCGGTGTTCACCTTGCCGATGCTTGCCTTGCCATCAAACTCGTCTGCAAGATCGTCGATGGTTGGCGAGAGCATTCTGCACGGCTGACACCATTCTGCCCAGAAATCGACAAGCACGGGCTTGTCGGCGTTGAGCACCTCTGCCTGAAAGTTCTCGTTCGTGAACTCTTTTACTTTCTCACTTGCCATTGGAATCAGACTCCTTCAATCGTGCTGGCGACGCTGCCAGCGTGTCATGTACCGACCCTTGGATGAGATCGTGTCATGGAACGTGACGGGGTGCGTCGCGGCACGAACTCTAGGTTACCAGTTTGCAAGTGTCGGCAGTTCTGTGAGGAATGCCAAAAACGTCCGTTCTTCCACATCCTCATACGCTGTGTCACTTATCATTTCAGGGGATTTTCCGTAGGCGTTGCGCTGTGAGAGTGGCGGATAATGCTTCGAGAACTCGCTTCACATCATGCACACGAAAAACAGAAGCCCCATGCAGTGCATGCAACACCGTGAGCGCGACAGTTCCGGCAAGCCGTTCGTGTGGGGCTGGTACGGGACGGTCGGGTGTCAGTCCTATGCTGACACGTCCAACAAAGCTTTTGCGACTCAGCCCACTCAGGACCGGATAGCCGAGTGAGGCAATCATGGGCGTTCCTGTGATCAGTGTCAGATTCTGCTCAACAGTCTTCCCAAACCCAAGCCCTGGGTCTAGAACGATGCACTGCGGATCAACACCAGCATCCATCGCGTTCTGCGCCATCGCTGAAAGGGCATCGCAAACATCATTGACAACATTCTCATATGTCGGTGAAACGGTGTACTGATCCGAGTATGAGTCCTCGTCGGGCGGTCTGAGGCGATGCATCAATACAAGTCCAGCACTAGTCTCCGCAGCAACACGAAGAATCTCGGGATCTTCCGTGCCGCCGGATACGTCATTGATGATGTGGGCACCAGCTCTCACAGCTTCCTGTGCAACCAATGATCGAGTGGTGTCAATAGAAACAGCAACATCGTAACTGCGCAGCTGCTTGATAATCGGAATCGTTCTTCCAATCTGCTCGGAGTCGCTGACACGTACTGCGCCCGGTCGTGTTGATTCGCCACCAACGTCGATGATGTCAGCGCCCTCGTCGATCATCTGCAGTGCGTGCTCAACTGCTGCATCAACACGCAGGAAAGCGCCGCCATCTGAAAAGCTGTCCGGCGTTGCATTGAGAATACCCATGACGCGCGGACGATCGAGCGGGATCGTCAGTCCGTGTGCGCACAACCAGCGTGGATATGGATGTTCTGAGATGATGCGCTCCAACAACGAAAATGCGGGGCAGATGTCTCCATCGTTGCCCCGCAGTGGAGTTGTGTCACATGGATTGCCCGAAAGGCACTTAGAACCGTCCGCCATCCTCATCTGCGTTTTCATCGAATCCGCCACCCATACCCATCTGCTGCTGGGCAGCCATGATGAGATCAAACAACTGGTTCGGGATAAACAATCCCATGGCCATGGTGTCGTCACCTGCTCCGACACCGAACCCGATCGGCGGCGTGTTTTCCGGCATATCGAAGTCGAATGGCAGCCCACCCATCATTGCTGCAGCGTTTTCCGCCATTGCCCATGTGTCCTTCAGGCTGAAGTATCCCTCGAAGAATCGATTGGACGGTAGCGCGTTGCCAACCTTTCTGGTGAGTTCATCGGTACCGAACTGGCCGCCACTGTTCGCCGCGTCGAGGGCCTGCTGCATGAGTCGTGAGTTGCTGCTCATGGTCATAACCACACCGTTCTTTGCCGAACCCACAAGGCCGTTCGGGCCGCCCGCGGGTCCGAACAGACCCATCATCGCCATCGGTGCCTGTGCGCCCATCTGTGAGTTGGGATCAAACTTCGGCTGGATCTTCCATGTATCGACCATGGTGCCACCGACATCCTTTGCACCCTTGGTAAATGACGAGTTGATCGTCAGGCCGGGGGCATCAATGGATTCAAGTTGCTTGATGATGCCGCCGAACGCGCTTCTGAACCCATCGGGATCACTTGTCTTCAGGAATGAAACCGTGTTGACCAGCATGCCTGCTGTGATAATGGGATTTGTTCCAATGACCATAGCAGAACCTTCTGCCTTCTGTACTGCGTCCATGATCGGCTTGAAACCTTCAGTGGGATCGCCGCCTTCCATGTCTTCAGCCATTTGCTTGCTCAGCTCGCCATAATCCTTCCACATCTGCTTGATGCCCGGCGCGCTGTTGTCGCTGGCAAAGGCGACGATGTACTCCATGTCTGGAAGATGGCTGATGAGTGAGCTTGCATTCGACCCTGATGTCATGTACGACGCAGACTTGGATCCAGGCATGAACCCGACTGTGGCGCGTGTCAGCAGCCCAGCGTCGTTCGCATCAAAACCGATGACTGACGACTTGCCGTCACGTGCGATCGCGCTCGCAATCATGTGATACATGTCTGCAACCTGCTCGCCATTCGGAACCACTGCCATCTGCGCGTTCATTCTGTCGTGCATCTCTTCGGCGCCCTGCTCCAGCACCGGTCTGAGGACCTCAAGATTTGCAATCACAAAGGCATCGCTTGTGTCTGCAACAGACAGTCCGCTGGTGCCGATGAGTGTTGAAAAGAACTTCGCTGAGTCCTTTGAAACCTTGAAGTTTGCCGCGAGTTCCTCGGTTGGTGCGAGCAGCGCGTATCCATTGCCAAGATTCCTTGTGTACGCTGGCTGACCTTCCTCGATCTCGAATGACCCGACACCATCAGCATTTGCTCCGACACCCTTCGCGAAGGTGTTGTAGTTTGAAACGGGAACCAGCACAATAAAGTTCTTGTCGTTGCCCTCTTCGCCGTTGGGAACCTCGTTCATTGCAGCGATGAGCGTGCCGGATGTGTTGATCCCATCAGCATTCATCATCATGTCGAGCGGGCCGAAGTTCATGTTGTCTGCAAAGGCACCGAACCTGCCGACGAACGTGCGGACATTGTCGTCAAAGTTCTCGATGCTCGGAATAGCGAAGACAACAGGAGCATCTGCGGACACGTAGTTCAGCGCAGCGGGCAGGCTCTGAGCGCTGCCAGCGCTGGTCAGAACAAGCATGGCGATGCTGAGTGTTGGTACTGATGTCAGTCTGCGGACGGTTGTCATGTCATTTCCCTTTGCGTTTGTAACCCTGTTGGATGTGTGTTCTGGCTGATATCGACGTGCGCCTGACAGTGCGGATCCTGCATCGAACCTTGGAGGTTCGCACGCGCTTTCGGGAGTATCCCGTACCCTTTTCTTGGGAAGTGCTCAAACTGTCTTCCAGCCTCTGCCGGAGCATGGTGCTGGTGCGTATGTATCGATGTTGAACGATCGTAGAGCAGCCCGAGCAAAGTGTGAAGAAGAGATTGTATAGTCCAATAATATCACAACGAAATGATTCTTCCTTCGTAGGGATGCATACAACGAAAACCCGCATGAACTCGCAAGTTGCGTCAGATCTGAATACGCTTTCACGTGGAGGAAAGCATTTCCATCCAGGTGAACTTCGGCAGGCCAATGCCGATGTTTCCGTTTCGTTCTGTGGCCGTGCTGCCGCAGCAGATCGCTCCAATACCTGTGGTTGAGCCACGGTACCAGCAGCTCGTCAGCAGCGCGTTAGATGGCGCGGGCCAGATTGCTCTTGCCACATACGCGGGCTCTGGCGAGATCGATGTGGTGGGCGATCCGCCTGTGCGTAAAGCGGCATGTATTGCCCAAATTGTGCAGCACGAACGCCAGCCGGACGGGCACTACATCCTGCTTCTCCAAGGCATCTGCAGGGCTGGTATTATCGAGGAAACCACGGAATACGAGGGAAATAACTATCGCACTGTTATGCTTGAGCCGCTTGGTCTGCCGTTCAACGACGATGAGCAGTTGGCAGAGGTGCGCGATGCGCTCGATCTCATGCTGTGTGAGGGGCCTCTCTCAAAGATGGCTGCAGCCTCATGGGTCCTGGAACGGGTGAGAAATGATGCGATTCCTCCATCAGCATTATTGGAACTTGCCTCGTTTACACTGCTCACTGACGACTCCATCCGGTATCGGCTGCTGGCAGAACCTGATGCGACAGCACGCTGGGGAATCGTTGAGTATGAACTCCATCGACTGGGCCGACTTATCAGGATGGCAGAGCGTCAGGGCGCCCGTGACTGGCCGAAGGGGCTGAGCTGGAACTGAGCACCCGTGTGCGCACATTTTCATTCATCCATGGCTCATGTGGTGTGGTTTGGATCGCGTTGGCGGTTCAACGCACGTAGACTTTGGTCGAGGTTTCGTGCCGGAAGACGCAAGAGAAGACGCACAGGTTCGCGACGCACTGTGCATGCATGATGGTGAAACACCCACACCTTCCA
Above is a genomic segment from Phycisphaeraceae bacterium containing:
- the scpB gene encoding SMC-Scp complex subunit ScpB, whose amino-acid sequence is MPALKEPELDTVASAASESPGVDLPMHSLVEAMVLSMDKPLNIGKIAQALAHCGAIETADDPAIPTKIEKIVAMLNDSYKKEQRAFRIEQVAGGYRVMTRAEFAAAVMALHQSRSSNRLSKPAMETLAVVAYRQPVTRATLEAIRGVACGETLKTLMDKRLVTIRGRAEELGRPMLYGTTKEFLDLFGLASLKDLPDVADLAPPEPRIEPVKEVKHQETNDAPSDTPDTAIASEAVSEQTGDSTGSETDGQIDTNTSE
- the folP gene encoding dihydropteroate synthase; this translates as MGILNATPDSFSDGGAFLRVDAAVEHALQMIDEGADIIDVGGESTRPGAVRVSDSEQIGRTIPIIKQLRSYDVAVSIDTTRSLVAQEAVRAGAHIINDVSGGTEDPEILRVAAETSAGLVLMHRLRPPDEDSYSDQYTVSPTYENVVNDVCDALSAMAQNAMDAGVDPQCIVLDPGLGFGKTVEQNLTLITGTPMIASLGYPVLSGLSRKSFVGRVSIGLTPDRPVPAPHERLAGTVALTVLHALHGASVFRVHDVKRVLEALSATLTAQRLRKIP
- the trxA gene encoding thioredoxin; the encoded protein is MASEKVKEFTNENFQAEVLNADKPVLVDFWAEWCQPCRMLSPTIDDLADEFDGKASIGKVNTESAQQIAMEYGVMSIPTVILFKDGKPVKQFVGLRGKADFVNALNELV
- a CDS encoding Gfo/Idh/MocA family oxidoreductase; the encoded protein is MSDATSADRFGGRKLRCAAVGVGRMGRHHARVYSQLSHVDLVGVLDANVEQCEYMAEQYNTKALRSLDELLDMDVDAVSIAVPTIYHKDTAVPLLNKGVACLIEKPLAQDAQTASIIKAAADKSGAVLMVGHIERFNPIMRAMQRATAGGSDIRARFIQVHRVSPMTFRSVDIGVVMDMMIHDLDVVLMLMGGQEPSSIKAAGVAVLTDNEDMCQAWLEFDRPYGKCVANLSASRLALKTDRVARIHGDTGYIKIDYAAKTGQIIRRTANEIQLREVADQLREGADLTDMKWDQLVNVEELQIDSGEPIVTEIEEFLDAVRTGRRPSVDAEAGLVNVRTAERIVEAIREVQPTRVD
- a CDS encoding LON peptidase substrate-binding domain-containing protein — translated: MEESISIQVNFGRPMPMFPFRSVAVLPQQIAPIPVVEPRYQQLVSSALDGAGQIALATYAGSGEIDVVGDPPVRKAACIAQIVQHERQPDGHYILLLQGICRAGIIEETTEYEGNNYRTVMLEPLGLPFNDDEQLAEVRDALDLMLCEGPLSKMAAASWVLERVRNDAIPPSALLELASFTLLTDDSIRYRLLAEPDATARWGIVEYELHRLGRLIRMAERQGARDWPKGLSWN